The following DNA comes from Moritella sp. 24.
TTCCACAAAGTGATTTCAATATTGTCGAAGCCGACGAGACTGGCACAACGTTTATTGAAAATGCCATTATCAAAGCCAAGCATGCCGCGACACTAACAGGTCATCCTGCGATTGCAGATGATTCAGGATTAGCAGTTGATGCTCTACAAGGTGTTCCTGGTATTTACTCTGCGCGTTATGCAGGTGCAGATGCCAGTGACCGTGATAACTTATTAAAGTTACTTGACGCACTAAAAGGCGTACCAACAGCGCAACGTACCGCGCGTTTCCATTGTGTATTGGTTTACATGACTCATGCAGAAGATCCAACACCACTCGTATGTCACGGCAGCTGGGATGGCGTTATTACAGAACAACCAAGTGGTGAAGACGGCTTTGGTTACGATCCAATTTTCTTCGTTGAATCTGAAGGCTGTACTTCGGCTGAATTAACCAAGCAACGTAAAAGTGAATTAAGCCATCGTGGCCAAGCATTGACTAAATTGTTCGCCGCAATGCACGAACAACAAGCTCGATTAGCTGCACAATAATGACTAATACAGTAATAGCAACACCAGACGACGCAATGACAGCTGTACCAATGCAATTGCCTCCACTTAGTTTATACGTACATATTCCATGGTGTGTGCAGAAATGTCCATATTGTGATTTTAACTCGCATACGCAAAAAGGTAAGATCCCTGAAGATGAATATATAGATGATCTGCTCGCCGATCTTCGTAGCGAATTACCACGTGTATTCCAACGATCATTACATTCGATCTTCATTGGTGGCGGTACACCTAGCCTCATTAGTGCCGAAGGCATCGCTAAAATACTAAATGGTGTTGAAGCCATGATCCCATTTAGTGAGAACATAGAGATCACGATGGAAGCGAATCCGGGAACGGTTGAAGCGGATCGTTTTCACGGTTATGTGACCGCTGGTATTAACCGGATCTCGATTGGTGTACAAAGCTTACAGGCTGAAAAATTGAATTTATTAGGCCGTATTCACGATCCTGATGAAGCCATTAGAGCGGCTAATATTGCCACTGAATCACAGCTTAATTCGTTCAACTTAGACCTGATGCATGGCTTGCCACATCAAGATTTAAGTGATGCGTTATATGACTTGAATAAGGCTGTAGAACTAGCGCCTCCACACTTATCTTGGTATCAATTAACGATTGAGCAGAACACCCAATTTTACTCTAAACCACCTACCTTGCCGGATGAAGATATTCTTTGGGATATTTTTGAACAAGGTCATGCGTTATTGAGTAAAGCGGGTTATGAGCAATATGAGATTTCAGGCTATGCTAAAACAGGCAAGCAATGTCAGCACAATCTAAACTATTGGCGTTTTGGTGATTACATCGGAATCGGCTGTGGGGCTCACGGTAAGCTTACCGATCCAGAAACAGGTCAGATACTCCGTCGCAGTAAAGTAAAGCACCCGCGCGGTTATATGGACGCAAATAAGGCCTTCTTAGATAGTGAACATGTCGTGCCTCAAGATGAACTGCCTTTTGAGTTCTTCATGAATCGTTTCCGCTTAATCGAAGCAACACCAAAACAAGATTTTTGTGATTTTACTGGATTACCACTTTCAGTCATAAACGCGCAAATTGATACCGCGATACAGAAAGGTCTATTGAGTGAAACAGAAACGCACTGGCAAGTAACCAAACTTGGTCATCGTTATCTAAATAGCTTGTTCGATCTGTTTATCTAAAATAAAAGGGACGCAATAATTAATTATTGCGCCCCTTTTATTTTAAGCTGTATTGAGTCAATCTGTAATCAAATTCTGTTTAAAAAATTGAATGACCAAAACGTTCACTAAACAACTCTAATAATGCCGTACCGACTAATGAATTACCTGATTCGTTTAATTCTGGTGACCATACACAAATCGTTAATAATCCAGGGATCACGGCAACAATACCACCGCCAACACCACTTTTAGCTGGCATTCCAACACGGAAAGCAAAATCACCCGATTCATCATATAAACCACAAGTCGCCAGCAACGCATTTAATCGGCGATTACAACGCTCATTCACTAAACTCTTGTTACGATGACAAGGAACGCCTTTTTTCGCTAAAAATGAGAATGCTGTCGCCAATTCAATACAATTCATATTAATCGCACAGTAGCTAAAGTAACTTTGCAATACCGTTTCTACATCGTTATTGAAATTGCCATGTGATTTCATTAAATAAGCAATCGCAGCATTACGAGCCATGTGCTCAAATTCTGAATCAGCAACATCATGATCAATATAAATTTCAGTAGAATTAGCCAACTTTCGTAATAATTCCAGCATACGTTGTTTTGGCGCAGATAAACGGCTTTGTAGCATGTCAGCCACCACTAATGCACCAGCATTAATAAATGGATTACGCGGTTTACCTTTTTCAAATTCAAGCTGAATCAATGAATTAAATGCTTGTCCGGAAGGTTCTCGCCCTACTCTGGTCCATAACTCGTCTTCAGAAAAACGCGTTAACGCCGCCGTTAATGCAAACACTTTAGAAATACTTTGAATCGAAAATCGTTGGTCAGCATCACCCGCTGTAAATATATCACCGTTCGCCATACACACTGCAACACCCAATTGGTTAGGGTCTACGTTCGCTAATGCCGGAATGTAGTCTGCGACATGTCCTTCACCAATTA
Coding sequences within:
- a CDS encoding XTP/dITP diphosphatase, translated to MSKVVLATGNPGKVREMSALLADFGLEVLPQSDFNIVEADETGTTFIENAIIKAKHAATLTGHPAIADDSGLAVDALQGVPGIYSARYAGADASDRDNLLKLLDALKGVPTAQRTARFHCVLVYMTHAEDPTPLVCHGSWDGVITEQPSGEDGFGYDPIFFVESEGCTSAELTKQRKSELSHRGQALTKLFAAMHEQQARLAAQ
- the hemW gene encoding radical SAM family heme chaperone HemW, yielding MQLPPLSLYVHIPWCVQKCPYCDFNSHTQKGKIPEDEYIDDLLADLRSELPRVFQRSLHSIFIGGGTPSLISAEGIAKILNGVEAMIPFSENIEITMEANPGTVEADRFHGYVTAGINRISIGVQSLQAEKLNLLGRIHDPDEAIRAANIATESQLNSFNLDLMHGLPHQDLSDALYDLNKAVELAPPHLSWYQLTIEQNTQFYSKPPTLPDEDILWDIFEQGHALLSKAGYEQYEISGYAKTGKQCQHNLNYWRFGDYIGIGCGAHGKLTDPETGQILRRSKVKHPRGYMDANKAFLDSEHVVPQDELPFEFFMNRFRLIEATPKQDFCDFTGLPLSVINAQIDTAIQKGLLSETETHWQVTKLGHRYLNSLFDLFI
- the glsB gene encoding glutaminase B, translating into MLSNASLEELLDEVRPLIGEGHVADYIPALANVDPNQLGVAVCMANGDIFTAGDADQRFSIQSISKVFALTAALTRFSEDELWTRVGREPSGQAFNSLIQLEFEKGKPRNPFINAGALVVADMLQSRLSAPKQRMLELLRKLANSTEIYIDHDVADSEFEHMARNAAIAYLMKSHGNFNNDVETVLQSYFSYCAINMNCIELATAFSFLAKKGVPCHRNKSLVNERCNRRLNALLATCGLYDESGDFAFRVGMPAKSGVGGGIVAVIPGLLTICVWSPELNESGNSLVGTALLELFSERFGHSIF